TTGTGGCCATCTGGATCGATCACAAAGGCCGCATAATACCCTTCTTCATATTCAGGGCGAAAACCTGGTTTACCATTACATTTAGCACCATTTGCAAGTGCTGCGTAATAAAAAGCATCAACACTTTTTATACTTGATGCATTAAAGGCCAAATGAATAGAGTTGGATAATGATGATTCTTTGTCAAACTGCCGTATTTCAAACATGTCATGACTGCTAGTTCCATAGCCTACTACTACATTTTTAATATCTAGAACAACTGGATAATCTAAAATGTCCATAATCGCATCATATAACCTACGACTGGTCTTTAAATCTCTAACTTTAATTTGAACGTGATTAAAAATTTTCATTTATTAATCCTGTGCTTAAAATCATGAAAGAATGTCCAATTTCATTTTTTCAACATGTAATATATTGTTTTGCAAAAACTCGGCATTTTCGATTCCGCTATAAAAAAAGCTGGAACCTAAGTATTCCATTCCAATATATTCGCATATTTGCTCAAATATATCTTCAAAACCTCTCGGATAGGAAGATTGAAAACTTGCTATGACAAACAACTTCTTGCTTCGTAATTTACGACCTAAATCTTTCCTGATTTTTAGCAAGTCGCTAAATCTGTCAAAAAATATTTTGTGTTGCGTGCTCATTGAGTACCAATATACCGGCGTTGCAATTATCCAAGTATCGTAGGCAATCAGCTTTTCTATTAAAGGTATAAAATCATCATTTCTATTACGATACTCGTAATCAAAAAGGCCGATATTGAATTCATTTAAATCAATTAATTCAATGCCAGAGTGACCTAATATTTCATCTACAACTTTTCTGGTGTTACCAAAACTACGAGAAGATCCAAAAATAATCACTTTATTCATAGGAGTAACGCCCATACTCGTGTGGTTTATCGTTATCCATAACAAAATTTATAAGTTTGACCCCTCTAATATTCATATTTTGTTTTTTAATGACTTTAAATCCTTTTGATCCAAAAAATGGTTTTGCTGTAATGTTAACTTCAGCAAACACCTGTTTTAATTTCAAGGTATTTGCTTTATTAAAAATCTCTTTCATTAATGAGGAACCTATATAACAACCTTGATATTCGTGATGGACATAAAAACAATCAATGTGACCATTAGATTCAAACTCCACAAATCCAACTACCTTAGTACCTATTTGCGCAACAATAGGAATTATTTTTTCCCATTTTTCTTTCCAGCCTGTTGCGTCTAAGGAAGAGGACGGTGCCCAAATATTAATCTGCTCTTCAGAATAATCTTTAGAATTAATATTATGAATGGTGTGATAGTAAATATTTACCAAATCCTGTGCGTCGTTACAATCATACTGTCGGATAATAATTTTCTCACTCATAAGGATCTTCATTTATTGTCAGAGTAAAGTGTACTCTAAACTGACGTCAGATATAAATAGCTTTATATGTCAATTTAGGGTTGATAATTAATTTAATTGACACATCGATATTAACTTCTTAAACTTCAACCTGACACTTTTGTATTTTAATGGATAAAATAATGTCAGGAAAGAA
The Legionella busanensis genome window above contains:
- a CDS encoding VOC family protein, with protein sequence MKIFNHVQIKVRDLKTSRRLYDAIMDILDYPVVLDIKNVVVGYGTSSHDMFEIRQFDKESSLSNSIHLAFNASSIKSVDAFYYAALANGAKCNGKPGFRPEYEEGYYAAFVIDPDGHNIEAVFATKP
- a CDS encoding flavodoxin family protein, whose amino-acid sequence is MNKVIIFGSSRSFGNTRKVVDEILGHSGIELIDLNEFNIGLFDYEYRNRNDDFIPLIEKLIAYDTWIIATPVYWYSMSTQHKIFFDRFSDLLKIRKDLGRKLRSKKLFVIASFQSSYPRGFEDIFEQICEYIGMEYLGSSFFYSGIENAEFLQNNILHVEKMKLDILS
- a CDS encoding GNAT family N-acetyltransferase, producing the protein MSEKIIIRQYDCNDAQDLVNIYYHTIHNINSKDYSEEQINIWAPSSSLDATGWKEKWEKIIPIVAQIGTKVVGFVEFESNGHIDCFYVHHEYQGCYIGSSLMKEIFNKANTLKLKQVFAEVNITAKPFFGSKGFKVIKKQNMNIRGVKLINFVMDNDKPHEYGRYSYE